The nucleotide sequence ACCCGGCGACATCACCGTCATGGAGCTTGTGCGCATGGGACGCCTGCCGCATCGGAAGTTCTGGGATTCCTTTTCCAAGGAGGACGGCGAGGCATGTCGTGAAGCCCTGGCGCGAACGGGAATGGAGAAGTTCGCCCAGCGGCCGATCCTCGCGCTCTCAGGCGGCGAGCGCCAACGTGCGCGGCTCGCCATGGCGCTCGCACAGCAGCCCGAAGTGCTGCTCCTCGACGAGCCGACGACGTATCTCGACATCCGTCACCAACTGGCGCTCATGGAGCTTGTGGAAAAACTCCATGCGTCCCTGGGGCTGACCGTCGTCATGGTGCTGCACGATCTCAATCAAGCCGTGCGCTACAGCCACCACATCATCGCCATCCACGACGGGCAGGTGCTCGCCGACGGTGCGCCCGAGGCGGTCTTCACCGAAGCCCTCGTGCGCGAACTCTACGGCGTCGAGAGCGTCGTCCGCGACGTGACGATTGCGGGAAGGCGCACGAAGCTCTGTCTGCCCGAGCGCGTCGCCGATGGAGCGAAAGCCGTATGAGCACAAAGGAGACGGTAATCGCCATCGCCGGCGTCTCATGCAGCCGCAAGGGCAAGAAAATCCTCGAAGACGTGACGCTCGACGTGGAAAGCGGCACGGTCATGGGGCTTCTGGGTCCGAACGGCGCGGGAAAGACGACGCTCATCCGCCTCGTCGCGGGACTGGCAAGGCCCGATGCGGGCACGATCCATGTATGCGGCGAGGATGCGGCGAAGCGCAGCGTGCACTTTCGCCGTCTCATCGGCCTCGTGCCGCAGGAGAATACGCTGGAGAGCGAGCTGACTGTCGGAGAGAGCTTGCTCGCCTACGCACGGCTCTATGGTATCAAGGATGCCAAAGAAATGGTTCATCAGACAGCGGAACGGTATCACCTCTCGGACTTTCTTGATAAGCGTCCCGAAGAAATCTCGGGCGGCATGAAGCGGCGCGCCGTCATCGCGCGTGCGGCGATGACCGATCCCGCCGTACTGCTCCTCGATGAGCCGAGCGCGGGACTCGATCCCGATCTCCGGCAGGAGGTCTG is from Selenomonas sputigena ATCC 35185 and encodes:
- a CDS encoding ABC transporter ATP-binding protein encodes the protein MAEILKACGLSLGYGKAEIVHEVTASINRAEIAAIIGPNGSGKSTLLKALARLLEPRAGRVEFMGEDLWQKTEREVAQKVAFLPQSAEPPGDITVMELVRMGRLPHRKFWDSFSKEDGEACREALARTGMEKFAQRPILALSGGERQRARLAMALAQQPEVLLLDEPTTYLDIRHQLALMELVEKLHASLGLTVVMVLHDLNQAVRYSHHIIAIHDGQVLADGAPEAVFTEALVRELYGVESVVRDVTIAGRRTKLCLPERVADGAKAV
- a CDS encoding ABC transporter ATP-binding protein produces the protein MSTKETVIAIAGVSCSRKGKKILEDVTLDVESGTVMGLLGPNGAGKTTLIRLVAGLARPDAGTIHVCGEDAAKRSVHFRRLIGLVPQENTLESELTVGESLLAYARLYGIKDAKEMVHQTAERYHLSDFLDKRPEEISGGMKRRAVIARAAMTDPAVLLLDEPSAGLDPDLRQEVWALIRKLRDAGKTLLLTTHYMEEAERLCGRIAFLRAGRLRALDTADGIRAAAGDAKDLEQAFLRLSHEEECS